The following nucleotide sequence is from Lacinutrix sp. Hel_I_90.
TCCATACATTTCTTTGGAACAGCAATTAGCATATTTATTAAAAGGCTCCTACTTCTAACGCATGCTTTACAAAAACACATATCGTTTAAAGAAACTTGAAGACCTTGATTTTCCTGCATTACGAGAATTACTGTGGAAAGTATTTTATAAAAGGAGTTCAATTTTAGAGTTGAAAAACAAATATGATGCTTCCCATGTTGCATTGAAATGTGTTAGCACAATAGCATACAAAAATGAAATTCCAGTAGCATTCTATGGTGCAGTTTTACAAAGATTTAAAAAAAACGAACAAGAAATCATCGTCGCACAGGCTTGTGATTCTGCAACGTTAGAGGGTCATCAAGGAAAAGGGTTACATTTTCAGTTGGCAAAACTTTCTTATGAAGTAATGCGAAAGCAAAACGTATCACTCGTGTATGCATTTTTGAATGAAAATTCGTTTTATAGCAATCAAAAACTAGGCTGGCATTCACATTTAAATATGGAACGATTTCATATAAAAACACGTGCAATTCCGATCGCAAAACTGATAAATAAACTTGAATGGAATGGTTCATATTCGTTCTTTTTCAATAAAAAAATATCCCACGACGCTATTCAAAAGCTAAAAAAAGAAAACAATAATAAATTTAGACAAGTACTCGACGATAAATTTATTATCTACAAAAATAGCTTAAAAAACCATTACTGTATTGAGCTGGAAAATTGTGTGTTCTGGGTGAAAATTGAAGCAATAATGCACGTCGGACTTTCACATGCGCCATCTAAAGTTGCATTACAAAAAGCGATTAAAAAACTAAAGCAAAAAGCATTTTTACTAGGCATTACCGAAATTCTATTTCAAGTTGATCCAAAATCGCTGATAGCCTCACAACTACAAAACCTTGTCGTAGCAAAAGAATCATGGTTGATTGGCTATTTCAATTTTGATCCAGAAATTGATTTAAAACACTTTATATTTACCTACGGAGATTTAGATACCTTTTAAATATGCATATTCAGCTCAAAAACCACAGTTTCCAAATTGATCCAGGACAAAATAAGCACTTTTGGAAACATATAAATTCTACAGATTGGGAACCGCATTCATTTGTTATTTTTGATTATTTCATAAATGAAAAATCAGTAGTTCTAGACGTTGGTTCTTGGAGTGGTGTATTAACGCTCTATGCTGCAAAAACGGCCAAAGAGGTACATGCCCTAGACCCAGATCCTGTATGTTTTAGCGAATTGGAAACAAATGTTGCCTTGAATCTAGATATTTCTGGAAAAATTAAAACGCATCAAACAGCTATTTCAGATAAAAAAGAGACGCTGTACTTGTCGGCCAGAGAAGCCTATGGGCAATCGTCTAGTAGTATTTTAAATCGAAAACGAGACAAAGAACATTCGTTTGAACTCGAAACGATTTCATTGTTTGATTTTTTAGAAAAAGAGCACATTCAACAGGTCAATTTTATCAAAATGGATGTGGAAGGTGCCGAGTTTAAAATTTTACCAACCTTTGGCAAAGCTTTAAAGAAAATAAACTATCCAACGTTGTATGTGTCTTTTCATTATAGCTTTTTAAATGAAAATTTTTATTACAGACATGTCCCTTTTGGTTTTTTAAACAAAGTATTTATCCGACTAGAACATACCTTTGGCTTTACATTGTTTAAGAATCGAATGCGAAAGGAGATCGCAAATTTGTATAACGATTTAAAAGCATATATGTACATTTATAAAACGAACGGAACTGAGATTTCATTTAAAGAATTAAAGCACAAGCCGGAATTGATAAAGAATACAGATTTGGTGTTTACCAATACAAAGTGGAACCCTAAAAAAGAATAGCAAAATGTTTTGCGAAAGCATTTCAGAAACTAAACTAGTTATTTTCAATAAGTATCTATTTTTAATCTCAATGATGCATAATGCAATATTATGGAAAACAAAAGTCAACATATTGTTTTTTTAACACCTGGTTTTGCAAAGTCTGAAGAAGATTCAACCAATATTCCAGCCTTGCAAGTATTCTTGAAATCGTTACGAAAGGCTTTACCTGAGGCTAAACTAACACTACTTACTTTTCAGTTTCCACATACGAAAAAAGAATATTATTGGCATGACATTAGAATCATTCCGCTCAATGGACAAAGCAAAAAATTGAAGAAATTTTGGGTATGGAAAAGCGTGTTGAAAACACTAAAAAAAATTCATCAAAAAGAAAAAATTGAAACGATTCACAGCTTTTGGATTGGCGAATGTTCCAGTATTGGAGAGCGATTTGCTAAAAAACATAAAATTAATCATGTTGTTACAGTGATGGGGCAGGATGCAACAGTTGTAAATTTTCATGCAAAACGTTTGTTAAATTCTAATGTAAAAATAGTCACGCTTTCGCGAAATCATCAAGCAGCATTATCAAAAACCTACAACTTAGATTCTACTATTATTCCATGGCATCTGGATATTGACTTATTTCCAGAAATTCAAGAAAAGACGATTGACATTTTAGGTGTTGGCTCATTAAACACCATCAAGAATTATTCAGATTTTATAGAAATTATTTCAACAATTTCTAAAACGCATAAAGACCTAAACGTTGGTATCGTTGGTGATGGTGCTTTGCAAAATGACGTAGAACTAAAGATTCAAAATTTAGGCCTGACAAATACAATAACACTACTAGGTAAACTAGCAAGAACAGAAGTTTTAGAGAAAATGGCGCGATCGAATATTCTATTACACACAAGTCATTACGAATCGTTTGGCTATGTGTTTTTAGAAGCTTTATATTCTGGAATGCAACTGGCTACGTATAACGTAGGACTGGCAAAAGCATCTCAACATTGGAATATTTGTGAAAATAAAGTGCAACTAATTGAAACTTTAAAAAAATTACTGGCAATACCAATACAAACTAAAGACCGAATTCTATTAGGGTCTGAAACAGCTACTATAAACGCTTATCTTAATTTGTACCATGCGTAGATTAAAACTAATAGGAGTAAATACCATTCAAGGATTTGCTAACCCTGCATTTAATTTTTTAATCGTGGTTTTTGGTATTAAGACCTTTGGAAAAACGGATTGGGCTAGTTTGATTAATGTGATGCTATGGGTATTCTTAGTAACATTTATCCTTGGTTGGGGAAACAGAGATCACCTATTACGAAAGTACAGTGAGGAGCCAGGAAAAATGTATCATGCTTTTTTTAGTAATTTTTTGTCAAGAAGCTTACTTTTACCTTTCTCATTATTATTTTTTCTGTTTTTTCCTGTTACAATTGCTTTTTGGGCGATGTTATTGGTTATACTTACATTTACCTATGCTTCATTAAGCACGTTGGTCATTTATCATCAAAAATTTAGTGCACAATTATTGGCAGAAATTGTAGCATTTACAATTATTTTTGGGTGTATTTTTTATTTCAAATCCTTTAACTTAGAAACGTT
It contains:
- a CDS encoding GNAT family N-acetyltransferase, which translates into the protein MLYKNTYRLKKLEDLDFPALRELLWKVFYKRSSILELKNKYDASHVALKCVSTIAYKNEIPVAFYGAVLQRFKKNEQEIIVAQACDSATLEGHQGKGLHFQLAKLSYEVMRKQNVSLVYAFLNENSFYSNQKLGWHSHLNMERFHIKTRAIPIAKLINKLEWNGSYSFFFNKKISHDAIQKLKKENNNKFRQVLDDKFIIYKNSLKNHYCIELENCVFWVKIEAIMHVGLSHAPSKVALQKAIKKLKQKAFLLGITEILFQVDPKSLIASQLQNLVVAKESWLIGYFNFDPEIDLKHFIFTYGDLDTF
- a CDS encoding FkbM family methyltransferase; protein product: MHIQLKNHSFQIDPGQNKHFWKHINSTDWEPHSFVIFDYFINEKSVVLDVGSWSGVLTLYAAKTAKEVHALDPDPVCFSELETNVALNLDISGKIKTHQTAISDKKETLYLSAREAYGQSSSSILNRKRDKEHSFELETISLFDFLEKEHIQQVNFIKMDVEGAEFKILPTFGKALKKINYPTLYVSFHYSFLNENFYYRHVPFGFLNKVFIRLEHTFGFTLFKNRMRKEIANLYNDLKAYMYIYKTNGTEISFKELKHKPELIKNTDLVFTNTKWNPKKE